Proteins from a single region of Kogia breviceps isolate mKogBre1 chromosome 5, mKogBre1 haplotype 1, whole genome shotgun sequence:
- the LOC136794202 gene encoding uncharacterized protein: MSEIGIGSSEACQQPHQRILKQILRSRSNFEMTTTPISSLTATSMVNRSVDFSNTSNISKVTLKQQFEKSRPNAPFLRLLTTSTGKQMPRNQETMPLRMGWQERRQGSWFVCPDCSWAFDKGWGKRLSVYPPIHRPVRPGLALPISNRKPNTTVSSSSVWKIRFCFREHIPFPIVPSGPRAAAVLAAAVPSSPRPKRAPQQRPPQEVAGRSMRRRRETQKLGRRGSGARSASARRGACSHRRRRASRRRQTLARLALRECLGPGGGPPHTSERAVLAPVRRSRLPCSLLPTFWPGCPWRRSESRLCRSPPPRGGSHCATLLPPKGEVRAQQREPGSRRRLGARPAGGQGFCFVCGSVVGWSSPSSVKP, from the exons ATGAGTGAGATTGGAATTGGATCTTCTGAGGCCTGCCAACAACCACATCAGCGAATTCTGAAGCAGATCCTTCGGTCCCGGTCAAATTTTGAGATGACTACAACCCCAATCAGCAGTTTGACTGCAACATC GATGGTGAACAGGAGCGTGGACTTTTCCAACACATCCAACATCTCTAAAGTCACACTA AAACAGCAGTTTGAGAAATCTCGGCCAAACGCCCCATTTCTTAGGCTACTGACAACGTCAACTGGAAAGCAAATGCCTAGAAACCAGGAAACCATGCCCCTCCGGATGGGCTGGCAGGAGCGGAGGCAGGGATCCTGGTTTGTCTGCCCGGATTGCAGCTGGGCCTTTGACAAGGGCTGGGGTAAAAGACTCAGTGTGTACCCGCCCATCCATCGCCCAGTGCGACCTGGGCTGGCGCTGCCAATTTCAAAT AGAAAGCCGAACACCACGGTCAGCAGCAGCAGCGTCTGGAAGATCCGCTTCTGCTTTCGGGAGCACATCCCGTTTCCCATAGTCCCGTCGGGACCCCGCGCCGCGGCCGTCCTCGCCGCCGCCGTCCCTTCCTCCCCTCGGCCCAAGCGGGCGCCTCAGCAGCGGCCGCCGCAGGAGGTGGCCGGACGCAGCATGAGGAGGAGACGCGAGACACAAAAGCTGGGCCGGAGGGGAAGTGGCGCCCGCTCAGCCTCCGCGCGCCGCGGGGCGTGCAGCCATCGACGCCGCCGGGCCAGCCGCCGCCGCCAAACTTTGGCGAGGCTGGCTCTCCGCGAGTGCCTGGGCCCGGGAGGGGGCCCTCCGCATACTTCTGAGCGGGCTGTCCTCGCGCCGGTCCGCAGAAGCCGCCTGCCTtgttccctcctccccacttttTGGCCCGGCTGCCCCTGGCGGCGCTCGGAGTCCCGCCTCTGCCgctccccgccccctcgcggCGGCTCCCACTGCGCGACTTTGTTGCCACCAAAAGGAGAGGTACGCGCCCAACAAAGGGAGCCGGGCTCCAGGCGGCGCCTCGGCGCGCGGCCCGCGGGG GGTcaaggtttttgctttgtgtgtgGATCTGTTGTTGGTTGGAGCTCACCATCGTCTGTTAAGCCATAG